GAAAGCTATATCCTGTAACTTTTCAGGATGATAGTCACTCAAATACTTCTCTAACTTCAAAAGGAAGTACGATAATTGTTTCTTCTGTGTCATAATTCATTCATCATCATCTGTTGTTACATATCCTATTGCTTGATAGGGTATCACAATTTGTGACACCCCATGATGGGCTAAACTCTGCAATTATATTCATATTGCGGTTGATTCTAATGGTGGTACATTATTGAGTGAGAAGTCGCCAATCTTATCAGCGAGTTCCATCATATCTTGCTCAATTTTCTTATTTGTAATACGAGCATATAGTTGAGTGGTCTTGATGTTAGTATGACCAAGCATCTTAGATACAGATTCCATAGGAACTCCCTTACTCAAACATAGAGTTGCAAAGGTATGACGGGCCAAGTGAAAAGTAAGGTTCTTTTTGATACCACAAACATCAGCAATCTCCTTCAAGTACGAATTCATCTTCTGGTTGCTAAGTATAGGGAAAAGCATCCCCTCTCTTGTCGTCTGTCCCTCATATTTTGAAATGATACTCTTAGGGACATCCAGTAGTAAAACGTTGGATTCTACTTTAGTTTTTTGTCGTCTTGTTATAATCCACTCCTTGTCATCCAGAGTGACGATATGTTCGGGCTTGAGATTGGCGACATCAATATAGGCAAGTCCAGTGAAGCAGGAAAAGACAAAGATATCTCTTACTAACTCCAAGCGTGGTATCTCACTTAAGTCTTTAGTTGCTATAGTCATCACTTCCTCCTCTGAAAGAAATCCTCTATCTACAGGCGTAGAGGTGAATTGATGGTTTCTAAATGGGTCGTGGTGGATAACCCCAATACCCTTTCCAAAGAGTACTATTGTCTTGAGTGTTTTAAGGGTCTTATTAGCTGTATTTTGATTCTGTTTTCCTACAGTCCTTAGATAGAGCTCGAAGTCGTGAATTACCAAAACTGTCAGCTCACTGATTTTTAGGTCTGACCTGCGATACTTGCTTTTCAGGAAAGCCTTAAAGTGTTTCCTGCATGCCTCATACTTTTGAAGCGTTGCAGGTGTCTTGGTGTAACCTACTTGCTGTCGTACATCATTATTGTACTTCTCAAAGAGAGTCATAAAGGTATCTACATCTTCCTTCTTGCCGAGGTATTCCGATTTTATCCTCTCTAATGAAAGCTCGTCAGAGAACTCTAATCTTCGGAAGATGTTCTGTAGCCCATTTTGAATGTTGTCTAACTGTAGATTTGTACTGAGAGCTTCTGTGCTACGCCCTTTCATACGTTCCTTCTCCTTATCCCACGACTTCGCGTTAACGGAGATGCCAGTGGAACCAATGGACAAACGCTCACTATTGAGGTAAATCCTTGCCATTACAGAGGTGTTACCCTCTTTGTTTACATAGTTGCTTCTGAGATAGAAAGCAGTTCTGAAAATTGTCTTCATACATCTTGTCGTTAAAGTGTAGCGATAGCAGAAGAAAAATTGTAGCCAGAAACCACTCCCTGAGTCCAAAATTGTAGCCAATTGTAGCCAAGAATACAGGGTGCTTTTTGATTACTTTTTTCTCTGTAGCCACGCTACAAAGTTCTACATAATCGTTTGAATAGCAACAAAATGTATGTACTCTATGTGTGCTCTGTAAGTGCTCTTGGCTACAATTTTTGGCACACTCGTTTTTCTGTAGCCAGATTGTAGCCAAAGTAGAGTATTTTGGGAGTTTTGACCGTCTCTGGAGGTGCTCTGAGGAGGGGCTTAGCACCAAAAGAAAAGTGTCTTAACTCGTTGAGAATTAAGACACTTTCTGTTTTGTTGTACTGGTAGGCTCGTCTTTGCCAGAGTACTTAAAGCGGAAGCGGGGGGATTCGAACCCCCGGTACGGTTGCCCGTACGTCAGTTTAGCAAACTGGTGGTTTCAGCCACTCACCCACACTTCCTCTTGTATGTTGTTCTTATTTGATTGCAAAGATATATATATTATCTGAATTAAGCAACCATATTCCCTATTTTTTCAACTTTCTTTTATATAAGAAGTGTTGCCATCTTTCTTCTGGTGCTCCTTGTTTATGCATCTCATATCTTCCCATGATAAAAAAGAGATCGGAAAGACGATTCATGAGTACTAAAATTTGGTTTGGAACCTCATCTTCTCTATTTAGTGTCCATAAATGTCGCTCAGCTCTTCTGGCAATGGTTCGAGCTAACTGAAGATGTGAAGAAACTAAATTACCACCCGGTAGGATGAAGTATCTACTCTCTTCCCCTAATGCCTCTTTATACTCATCAATTTTAGACTCAACCCAATTAACCATATCGTCTTCCAGCTTATTGGGATTCTTGTCTCTCTCAGAATGAGGTGTCGCTACAAGTGACATCACTATCATTAGCTCTTTTTGGATCTTATATAAGAGTTCTTGCCATTCATGATTATCTTCTAGGTAAGCACGAACGACCCCAAGCATACTATTTAGCTCATCAATGGTTCCATTGGCCTCAATTCTTATATCATCTTTGGGAACACGAGTCCCACCATGTATTTTTGTCATCCCTTTATCCCCGCTTCTTGTATATATGCTCATAGCTATCAAAATATTGTCATTAAATCTTCCATCTCAGCCCAATAAAGGTGGGTGTAGCTAGCTAATACATTCTTGTATCGTATTAGTTTAGTCTCTACTTTTCTACCTGTGGCACTTTTTTGCTGAGCTACACTTTCTAAATTTCCTATGGTTTTCGAGTAATGAAATTCATGTCCTTTTAGCTGTAGACCATTATATTCCAGTTGTCTATATCCTAGTTTTAATTTCATCTCTTCCAATGTTGCTTCTTGGTCTAATATGCCAACCATCGGGTATCTGACCCCATCTTCGTCTATTATTACTTTGGATAGGTACATCATTCCACCACATTCAGCGATGACTTTTCCTCCATTTTCGATATATTCCCTTATGCTTTCCATCAGCTTATGATTGTTGCTGATTTCGTTTAAATAATTCTCTGGGTACCCTCCAGGTAGGTATAGAAAGTCAGCTTTAGGTAATATAGTATCCTTAATTGGACTAAAAAAAGAGACCTTACCTCTCTCTTCTAGGTATGCAATATTTTCTCTATAAACGAAGGAGAAGGCTTCATCATAAGCAACAGCAGATGTAAACTGTCTTTTAATAGAGTGGGGGGCTTCAATTGATTTTTCCTCTATCCTTTTTTGTGTTCGTTGGAGAATACCATCAACATCAAGGTTTTTCTCAATATGGGCAGCCGCCTTTTCTGCTAATTCGTCAATTACTTGTTCACGATCGGCTACTAATCCTAGGTGTCGAGAGGGAATGATGAGTTCATCATTTGAAGGAAGGTACCCGAATGAATGTATCCCGACGGCGTCTGCTGCTTCTTTTAGGATATGATAGTGGCTCTCACTATTTATTTTATTGAAAATAACACCTATTATATTTAATGAGGGGTCAAAACTTTTAAATCCGTGTAGAATCGCAGCTGCTGAGTACGCCATGGCTTTAGGGGATATAACTAATATGATGGGCAATTCAAGCTCTTTGGCAACTTCAGCACTACTGCCATTTGCTTTATCATACCCATCGAAAAGCCCCATAACACCCTCTGTTATTGATACATCTGAATTAATAGAGTGCTTGTTATAGATTTGCTTAACGTGCTGAGAAGAGGATAAGAATAAATCTAGATTGATGGAGTCATTTCCAGATGCTATTTTGTGCAATTTAGTATCTATGTAATCGGGGCCACATTTATAGGGTTGTACCGAAAGGCCTCTGTTACGAAAGGCTCTTAATAAGCCTAGGGTCAGAGTCGTCTTACCACTGCCAGAGGAAGTGGCACCAATTAAAAAATGTGATGATTGCTTCATAATAAAGTGAATTTAAATATTTTCTTCATCCAAAAAGTTAGGTAGCATCAGGTATGGAGCTAATCTCAGTGAGTCATCTTGTGAAAAAGCTCCACTATCCATTAGCATTTCCCATGTCACCGTTGCATGCTTTCTAGCTAAGTCCTGCAGGACGTGTTGATGTCGATACTGTAGATATGGATGACGAGGAATACTATCCTCAGTGATTATCAACGGTCTTACTGCTGTTTTTATAACGAAGAAGGGAGCTATCTGGTCATAACGCTCTCTATCCATTCCGTACACCTCTTGTAGCTGTTCGACCACATAATATCCTCCAAGTAACTCTCTGTACTTGTATATACGCCTTGAGAATGACACCCCTATGCCAGGCACTCTTCTCAATAACAATGTATCTGCACTATTTAGGTCTATAGTGGCACCCGCCTGAAGCTTACTAGGGTATTTAATTCGTTCGGGAGGTCCAGGGTACCTGTCTGTACGTATTGGTAACGTATCCTTATTGATATACTCCTTTTTAGAAATGGAGTGTTGAGGGGTAGGGGATACAGTGTCTGTTGAAAGAGCTGTTAGCTCTTGAGGTGCTTCATTTTTTGAATCGGCAATACTTGGGGTAGGACGTAAGCCGAGATAGAGTACAAAAGCAATCAATACACCAGCCAGTGCTAATAATACTTTACGATCCTCTCTGTCTATCCTAACCCTTTGGTTCATATCACCAGCCCATCTTGTAGATGAATAGTCCTATCCGCGATATGAGAAATCTCTGGGTCATGCGAAACAATCACAAATGTTTGTCCGCTATCCTCCCTGAGCTGTCTGAAAAGGGAGTGCAACTCTTCCTTATTTCCACTATCTAAAGCACCAGTAGGCTCATCTGCAAAAATTAACGTAGGATTATTTATCAGAGACCTTGCCACTGCTACCCTCTGTTTCTCTCCGCCACTTAATTGGGCAGGTTTGTGATTCAATCGATTTCCAAGGCTTAGCTTCTTTAAAATAAGAGTAGCCTTTTGTAAAGCTTCTTTCTTGTTCAGTCCACCAATCATCGCAGGGATAGCAACATTCTCAACTGCATTAAATTCAGGCAGTAATTGATGAGATTGGAACACAAATCCCATTTTTTTATTGCGGAAATCAGCTTGTTCATTGCTGCTTAGTTTATGAACACTTACTCCATCGATAAGAACTTCGCCATCATCTGGCTTATCCAAAGTCCCTAATATTTGTAGTAAAGTCGTTTTTCCCGCACCACTTGCTCCTACGATGGCTACGATCTCATGCTCTAGGACCTCCATAGAGATCCCCTTCAGTATCTCTAGAGTGCCATAACTCTTACGGATTCCTTCAGTCTTGATAATGATTTTATCCATTGTTATTCATCCCTATATAAAGTTCCTCCCTTTGTAATCCAATCTAGTGCCGCGTAGGCTGCATAACAGCCTGCTACAGCTGGGTTCTGAGCGATAGTGCCCGTGATTGATTTCTTATTTTGTTCGTCATCTGTCAGTAAAATAGCCCTATCATCGGGTAATTCCTCAGAGTAAACAACCTGAAATTTAAGAGGGATATCTAACTTCCTTAGGCGTTTTCTTATAAATCGAGCAAGAGGACAGTTTTTTACTCGATCCATACGGTCTATCTTAATTTTTCGAGGATCAAATTTAGCCCCCATACCCATCACGCTTATAAATGGCAAATCATGCTCAACCAATGATTTGATAAGGTGTACTTTCGGACTGAGAGTATCTATAGCGTCAATCACATAGTCGTATGCATCACTAGCTAATAAACGCTCTGTCTCCTCATCTCTAATGAATACGTCATTGCTGATGAGTTCTAAGTTAGGATTAATATCCAACAAGCGTTTCGACCACTCACTAACTTTTGAATGTCCCACAGTAGAGTGAAGTGCGATTAATTGACGATTGATATTCGTTTCATTAACGCTATCCATATCTATAATGGTCAGTTTGCCAATGCCTGACCTCACTAATATCTCAGCAGCGTAACCTCCTACGCCACCCAATCCCAATAAGAGGATATGAGATTCTCGGAGACGCTTGATCCGTTCCTCACCTAGCAGAAGTTCACTTCTTGCTTGCCATGAATATTGTTGGTTCATATTCTTCATATCTAATAAACAAATATACCCTTTTTCATTTATTTGATGTGCATCAAAGACAAAAATGAAAGAGCCGCAGATCCAAATAGATTTGCGGCTCTTTCATTAAAAAAAGTGCGCCGGGGAAAGTGTCAAAACTCCGAAAATAAGGATTTGAGAATGGCCAATGCTCTGAAATCCACTGGTACCCATAAAGAGTACATCTCCCGAAAGAGATCGAGGCCAGTCATTACATTAGTCCAAGGATCTCGGAATTGTAATATATGATGAGTTTCCCATTTGCCCGACGCACAAATATCATTTATCCCCTCTTAAGAAAAGTCCTCACTAGGCTTTCTTGTATAACAAAGGTAATAAAAATTCTCTTAGTTAACAAGTGTGTAATATCATATGATTTGCAAGAATTGACCTCCTATTCATCGATGAAAGCTATTTGGTCTCAAATTTTTGTGACAGTTTCAAACACCTAATTTCCAAAGAAAGAGAGCATTGTACGATCCCTATAAACTGGATTGTTGTCAACATTAGTGTTTGATGGCGTCCATTATTTTGGGCACTCTTTTTCAGTATGCTGAGGATTGACATCGCTCGATATTCTAAAGGCAATCATTATATGCTGAGCTACGAACCCTCTATATATTACGAAAAGAGACAAAAGGAGGCACATCACCTATCCAATAAAAAACTTGGATTCATGATGTGCCTCTTACTCTCGATTATCTTAATACTTACCTAATGAAAGACATTAAGAAAAAGAAGTATCTGACTCTTTTATTGTTCGTTAAGTAGAAGGCCATCTGCGACTTCTTCTGCAGCTTCTTTGTCAATAAGAGTTCCTAAAATAGCGACTCCGAAATCAAGTGCATAAGCTGGTCCACGTCCAGTAATAATATTATCATCAACGCAAACGGGTGCATTAAATATAGTAGCTCCTTTGAGTTCTTCTTCAAATCCAGGATAGCATGTAGCTTTCTTTTTTTCTAGCAATCCCATACGACCCAAGACGAGAGGAGCTGCACAAATGGCAGCAATGACTTTGTCATCATCGTAGTGCGCTTGGATAATCTCCTTAACTTTATCACTCTCATAAAGGTTCTTTGCTCCAGGCATTCCACCAGGTAGCACTATAGCATCAGCCCCAGAATCTTTGATATCGATTATATTTAGGCATGCGTTTAGCCTATGACCATGGGCACCTTCTACTTCATAGTCGTTATAAATAGATACGAAACTGGCTTCTACGCCACCTCTAATAAGGGCATCCCACGTCCCCATTGCTTCAGTTTCTTCAAATCCTGAAGCCAATAAAATATATGCTTTCTTTTTCATTCTAAAAATTCTTACGTGTTACTTAATTTAATACATATCGATAGGTAATGGTACCTATCTGGTTATTAAGTCCATCAATAGGGGTGAATTTTGCTCTTTTCGCCGCCTTGATAGCACTATTTTTCATTTGATAGTTGTCAATATTAGTTCCCACTGTGGGATTAGCTTCAAGTACGTTTCCCTCTGGGCTCACAATGATTTCTAGGACAATAGTACCTTCAATCTGTGTGTCGTAGCTAGGTCTTGGTAAGGCATTGCCTACCAACTTTCTCCCCTTTAAGGAAAAGCTACCGCCAAAACCTCCAACTCCAGTATTAACGCCCCCAGAAGAAACATTACCATCGGGTGATCCCTGTACCCCTGGCTCAGTGTTCGGAGTATCTCCAGTCCCAGATTTGTTTTCGGCATTTCCGAAAGCACCAGCTACACTCTTTCGTATCTTTTCTTTGCGTCTTTGCTCCTCCAGCTCCTTCTGGATTCGTTGTTCCTTCTCAATTTCTTTTTGTTTACGAAGTAGTTCTGCCTCATCTTTCTTTTTTTGCTCCTTCTTTTTTTCTTCTTGCTTGATAGCTGGAGCTTCGGAGTCTTCTTGAGTTAGGAACTCATCCTCTATTATTTCCTGAGGGGTAGGAGGCGTCGCTGGTTCATAATCTGGATCTAGCTGATGAGGAGTAAACATTCCGGAGGCAAATTCAGTATCTCCAATATTGACCAAAATACCCCCTTCCTCTTCATGCTGAATTCTTGGTAAGAACATGAAGAATAGAGCTATTACGAGTGCTGTGTGCACTAGTATTGTGATCACAGAGGCGATAATCTTATGTTTTTTATTCCTATCCTCTTTCATGCTTATTAGTCAATAGGTCGAGTGGCCAAAACCATTTGGTACTTATTCTCAACCGCAATATTAAGTACCCTTACAATTTCGCGATAAGGCACCTCTTCATCCGCATAAAGTGCAACGTACATTTCTGGGTTACTTTCTTTGGTCATCTCTAGAAATGGAGCAATGTCCTCAAACCCAACCTGTTGGTCTTTACCCTCTTCGAGTCCAACAAAAAAGTTTAGATCCTTGTCTATCACAATCCTAGTGACAGGGCGTGTAGCACTCTGCTTGCTAGACTGTGGTAAAGTAACTTTGAGTGAGCTGGGTACTATGAGAGTACTGCTTACCATGAAGAAGATGAGCAGAAGAAAGACGATGTCTGTCATGGACGACATACTAAAGGCTTCTATAGCCTTACTTTTTCGCTTTAGTTTCATCTTCTACTATTGCTTGGTTCGTTAAGCAAATCCATAAATTCAAGAGCTTCCTGTTCGGATTTCGTAATTACTGAATCTAATCTTGTAGCCAGGAAGTTATAAGCAAAGAGTGCTAAGATTCCTACGATAAGTCCACCAAAAGTTGTGACGAGTGCCTCATAAATTCCTGATGAGAGTAAAGAGATATCGACTCCAGATCCAGCACTTGCCATATCGTAAAAAGCCCTAATCATACCAGCAACTGTTCCTAAGAACCCAATCATAGGGCCTAGCGATGCTATGGTTGATAGTATTGGTAGTCTCTTCTCAAGTTTAGAGATTTCAATATTTCCCACATTCTCAATGGCTGCAGAAATGTCTTGCATCGGGCGACCAAGTCTCTGGATTCCCTTTTCGATCATTTTAGCACCAGGTGTATTGGTCTTATTACACAGATCTATGGCTGACTGAATCTTACCTTCATGTATGTAATCTCTAATTTTACTAGAAAATGATGGATCAGATTGTGAAACGGCTCTCATCAAGAGGAGACGCTCAACAAAAACATAAAGGGCTGCTATAGAAAGAAGAAGCAATACGATCATGATCCACCCTCCCTTTGTAGCTAATTCCCATACCGAAAGTTTATCTACGGTATCAGCAACACTTATTGGAGTCTCACTCGAAAGTGTGCGACTTAGTGTATCAACAGCAACTTGTAGTAACATATTTAGCATATAATATTGTATTTATAAATTATTTGAGGCAATTTAGATACCTCTTAATGGTTTCTTCTAACCCGATGTATAACGCATCGCAGATAAGGGCATGTCCGATCGACACCTCAGATAGCTCAGGCAAGGATTTATCCAGATAGGCAAGGTTGTTTAGGTCAAGGTCATGACCAGCATTAACACCAAGGCCCAGCTCATGAGCTAGCTTAGAAGCTTCTGCAAAGGGAGCCACTGCTGAAGATTTATCCTTATTATAACCAACGGCATAAGGCTCTGTGTAAAGCTCTATTCTATCTGTTCCTACCTCTTTTGCCTTCCGAATATTATCAAGGTCAGTATCAACAAAAATAGAAGTTCGGATGCCGTATGATTTCAGTTTATTGATGATGTTACTAAGAAAATCAAAGTTATCCGCTACCTTCCATCCGGCATTACTTGTCAGGGCACCAGGAGGATCAGGTACAAGTGTCACCTGAGTTGGGACGACAGAAGTAACCAGATCCATAAATCGATCATTCGGGTACCCTTCGATATTGAATTCTGTGGTAACTATCTTTTTAAGGTCATAAACATCGGCATATCTGATGTGGCGTTCATCAGGACGTGGGTGTACGGTAATACCTTCACCACCAAATCGTTCTACATCCTTTGCTACCTGAAGCAGGTCTGGGTTATTACCACCTCTTGAATTTCGGAGGGTGGCAATTTTATTGATATTTACGCTTAATCGAGTTCTCATTTCTATCAATTACATTAATTTATAGTTCATGAAGGTCATGTCCCATGCGTTCTTTTTTGGTCTTCAGGTAGTTGATGTTATACTTATTGGGCTTAACTTCAATAGGTACTACTTCAGATACCTCTAATCCGAAGCTCTCTAGACCAATTCTCTTCACTGGATTATTGGTCATTAGTCTCATCCGATGAACCCCTAGCTGACGAAGAATCTCAGCACCTACACCATAGTCACGTTCATCGGCACGGCAACCGAGGTGAACATTTGCTTCGACGGTGTCTAGTCCTTCTTCTTGTAACTTATAGGCTTCAATCTTTTTCATTAAGCCTATGCCACGTCCTTCTTGTTGAAGATAGACGATAACGCCTCTCCCCTCTTCTTGTATCTTTCGCATTGCGGTATGTAGTTGTTCCCCACATTCACAGCGATAACTAGCAAAAATATCACCTGTGGCACAACTGCTATGCATTCTTACTAAGATGGGTTCTGAGTCAGAGAGATCTCCCTTTATCAAAGCGATATGTTCTTTTCCATTGCTAGTTTGTTGAAATGGGATGACTTCGAAATCACCATAAGCAGTAGGCAGTTTAGCTCTAGTACCCATCTTAACGGTGCTCTCATATTGTAATCGATATTTGATAAGATCAGCGATGGTGATGATCTTCATATCGTACTTTTTCGCTATTTCTACCAATTGAGGCATGCGGGCCATGGTCCCATCTTCATTTATAATCTCGATAAGGCATGCAACAGGCTCAAAACCAGCTAACCGTGCTAGGTCCACTGCGGCTTCTGTATGTCCAGCTCTTCGTAGTACCCCTTTAGATCTAGCTCTTAATGGGTTGATATGACCGGGTTTCCCAAGATCTGTAGGTCTGAGTTCAGGATCCGCAAGTGCATTTATGGTAGTCGCTCTATCATACATCGAAACCCCTGTGGTTACGCCCTTACCTAGTAGATCTACCGAGATGGTGAAGGGTGTCTCATGTAAGGATGTATTTTCCTTCACCATTAATGGTAATTCAAGGGCTTCACATCGTTCCTCTACCATTGGAGCACATAATACACCCCGTCCATGACTCATCATGAAATTGACAA
This genomic window from Porphyromonadaceae bacterium W3.11 contains:
- a CDS encoding site-specific integrase, which encodes MKTIFRTAFYLRSNYVNKEGNTSVMARIYLNSERLSIGSTGISVNAKSWDKEKERMKGRSTEALSTNLQLDNIQNGLQNIFRRLEFSDELSLERIKSEYLGKKEDVDTFMTLFEKYNNDVRQQVGYTKTPATLQKYEACRKHFKAFLKSKYRRSDLKISELTVLVIHDFELYLRTVGKQNQNTANKTLKTLKTIVLFGKGIGVIHHDPFRNHQFTSTPVDRGFLSEEEVMTIATKDLSEIPRLELVRDIFVFSCFTGLAYIDVANLKPEHIVTLDDKEWIITRRQKTKVESNVLLLDVPKSIISKYEGQTTREGMLFPILSNQKMNSYLKEIADVCGIKKNLTFHLARHTFATLCLSKGVPMESVSKMLGHTNIKTTQLYARITNKKIEQDMMELADKIGDFSLNNVPPLESTAI
- a CDS encoding cob(I)yrinic acid a,c-diamide adenosyltransferase, which codes for MSIYTRSGDKGMTKIHGGTRVPKDDIRIEANGTIDELNSMLGVVRAYLEDNHEWQELLYKIQKELMIVMSLVATPHSERDKNPNKLEDDMVNWVESKIDEYKEALGEESRYFILPGGNLVSSHLQLARTIARRAERHLWTLNREDEVPNQILVLMNRLSDLFFIMGRYEMHKQGAPEERWQHFLYKRKLKK
- a CDS encoding cobyrinate a,c-diamide synthase; the encoded protein is MKQSSHFLIGATSSGSGKTTLTLGLLRAFRNRGLSVQPYKCGPDYIDTKLHKIASGNDSINLDLFLSSSQHVKQIYNKHSINSDVSITEGVMGLFDGYDKANGSSAEVAKELELPIILVISPKAMAYSAAAILHGFKSFDPSLNIIGVIFNKINSESHYHILKEAADAVGIHSFGYLPSNDELIIPSRHLGLVADREQVIDELAEKAAAHIEKNLDVDGILQRTQKRIEEKSIEAPHSIKRQFTSAVAYDEAFSFVYRENIAYLEERGKVSFFSPIKDTILPKADFLYLPGGYPENYLNEISNNHKLMESIREYIENGGKVIAECGGMMYLSKVIIDEDGVRYPMVGILDQEATLEEMKLKLGYRQLEYNGLQLKGHEFHYSKTIGNLESVAQQKSATGRKVETKLIRYKNVLASYTHLYWAEMEDLMTIF
- a CDS encoding helix-hairpin-helix domain-containing protein; the encoded protein is MNQRVRIDREDRKVLLALAGVLIAFVLYLGLRPTPSIADSKNEAPQELTALSTDTVSPTPQHSISKKEYINKDTLPIRTDRYPGPPERIKYPSKLQAGATIDLNSADTLLLRRVPGIGVSFSRRIYKYRELLGGYYVVEQLQEVYGMDRERYDQIAPFFVIKTAVRPLIITEDSIPRHPYLQYRHQHVLQDLARKHATVTWEMLMDSGAFSQDDSLRLAPYLMLPNFLDEENI
- a CDS encoding ABC transporter ATP-binding protein, with protein sequence MIKTEGIRKSYGTLEILKGISMEVLEHEIVAIVGASGAGKTTLLQILGTLDKPDDGEVLIDGVSVHKLSSNEQADFRNKKMGFVFQSHQLLPEFNAVENVAIPAMIGGLNKKEALQKATLILKKLSLGNRLNHKPAQLSGGEKQRVAVARSLINNPTLIFADEPTGALDSGNKEELHSLFRQLREDSGQTFVIVSHDPEISHIADRTIHLQDGLVI
- a CDS encoding tRNA threonylcarbamoyladenosine dehydratase, with product MKNMNQQYSWQARSELLLGEERIKRLRESHILLLGLGGVGGYAAEILVRSGIGKLTIIDMDSVNETNINRQLIALHSTVGHSKVSEWSKRLLDINPNLELISNDVFIRDEETERLLASDAYDYVIDAIDTLSPKVHLIKSLVEHDLPFISVMGMGAKFDPRKIKIDRMDRVKNCPLARFIRKRLRKLDIPLKFQVVYSEELPDDRAILLTDDEQNKKSITGTIAQNPAVAGCYAAYAALDWITKGGTLYRDE
- a CDS encoding DJ-1/PfpI family protein encodes the protein MKKKAYILLASGFEETEAMGTWDALIRGGVEASFVSIYNDYEVEGAHGHRLNACLNIIDIKDSGADAIVLPGGMPGAKNLYESDKVKEIIQAHYDDDKVIAAICAAPLVLGRMGLLEKKKATCYPGFEEELKGATIFNAPVCVDDNIITGRGPAYALDFGVAILGTLIDKEAAEEVADGLLLNEQ
- a CDS encoding TonB family protein codes for the protein MKEDRNKKHKIIASVITILVHTALVIALFFMFLPRIQHEEEGGILVNIGDTEFASGMFTPHQLDPDYEPATPPTPQEIIEDEFLTQEDSEAPAIKQEEKKKEQKKKDEAELLRKQKEIEKEQRIQKELEEQRRKEKIRKSVAGAFGNAENKSGTGDTPNTEPGVQGSPDGNVSSGGVNTGVGGFGGSFSLKGRKLVGNALPRPSYDTQIEGTIVLEIIVSPEGNVLEANPTVGTNIDNYQMKNSAIKAAKRAKFTPIDGLNNQIGTITYRYVLN
- a CDS encoding biopolymer transporter ExbD, whose translation is MKLKRKSKAIEAFSMSSMTDIVFLLLIFFMVSSTLIVPSSLKVTLPQSSKQSATRPVTRIVIDKDLNFFVGLEEGKDQQVGFEDIAPFLEMTKESNPEMYVALYADEEVPYREIVRVLNIAVENKYQMVLATRPID
- a CDS encoding MotA/TolQ/ExbB proton channel family protein; amino-acid sequence: MLNMLLQVAVDTLSRTLSSETPISVADTVDKLSVWELATKGGWIMIVLLLLSIAALYVFVERLLLMRAVSQSDPSFSSKIRDYIHEGKIQSAIDLCNKTNTPGAKMIEKGIQRLGRPMQDISAAIENVGNIEISKLEKRLPILSTIASLGPMIGFLGTVAGMIRAFYDMASAGSGVDISLLSSGIYEALVTTFGGLIVGILALFAYNFLATRLDSVITKSEQEALEFMDLLNEPSNSRR
- a CDS encoding pyridoxine 5'-phosphate synthase, which gives rise to MRTRLSVNINKIATLRNSRGGNNPDLLQVAKDVERFGGEGITVHPRPDERHIRYADVYDLKKIVTTEFNIEGYPNDRFMDLVTSVVPTQVTLVPDPPGALTSNAGWKVADNFDFLSNIINKLKSYGIRTSIFVDTDLDNIRKAKEVGTDRIELYTEPYAVGYNKDKSSAVAPFAEASKLAHELGLGVNAGHDLDLNNLAYLDKSLPELSEVSIGHALICDALYIGLEETIKRYLNCLK
- a CDS encoding bifunctional 3,4-dihydroxy-2-butanone-4-phosphate synthase/GTP cyclohydrolase II; this translates as MEFKLNTIEEAIEDFKEGKIVIVVDDEDRENEGDFIIAAEKVTPEIVNFMMSHGRGVLCAPMVEERCEALELPLMVKENTSLHETPFTISVDLLGKGVTTGVSMYDRATTINALADPELRPTDLGKPGHINPLRARSKGVLRRAGHTEAAVDLARLAGFEPVACLIEIINEDGTMARMPQLVEIAKKYDMKIITIADLIKYRLQYESTVKMGTRAKLPTAYGDFEVIPFQQTSNGKEHIALIKGDLSDSEPILVRMHSSCATGDIFASYRCECGEQLHTAMRKIQEEGRGVIVYLQQEGRGIGLMKKIEAYKLQEEGLDTVEANVHLGCRADERDYGVGAEILRQLGVHRMRLMTNNPVKRIGLESFGLEVSEVVPIEVKPNKYNINYLKTKKERMGHDLHEL